The Arachis ipaensis cultivar K30076 chromosome B03, Araip1.1, whole genome shotgun sequence region ATTGTAGGAAGAAGTGAAGAACCCAATGTCTACATAAGCAATGAACAAACCACTGCGGCTGCAACGCTTTCCTTCATTCAAACTTCAATTTCATGGTAATAGCTACTACCTCTGTTGATAAGTtcattttttaattgattttttgctgctttttctttttgttcttccattgCCATTAAAAATCACGACATAGAAGCGCAAGTATGAACTTACTGTTTTGTTAAATTTACATATAAATCTTTGATGCAATTTCTGATTCTGCTGTAAGTTTGcgacttaaaaaaatatatattaaaaggaGATTAGAACatgaaattaagaaagaaaacaaagctcAACAGATTGACCtttgttgttttttttcttttctttattttccattGACCTGATTTTTATCAAGTCTATAAAGACTGAGATACATGCAGTTTCAGTCTTATAATAGTGATAATTGCTATGGTGACCAAAGTACATATCGTAATATTCACTTCTAAAGCTCATACATTTTATATACCCCATTGTAATGTAGATCAACCAAGTTGGAATTGTTACAGAGATCATTGAGGTGGTGAAGTAGGCAAAGGAAGTACATTGGGGAGTGTTAACTTTTCATAGATTTGGGAAAACTATAGACTCTTTCATTGTTGCCAATGGAATTAAGTAAATCAGACAGTTAGTATGATCTTCTAATAATTCTTTTGTCTTCATATGTTTATATGTTATGACTTCGTTCAAGTAAATTTTATTGAGAAAAAAGTCTACTATATTTGTAAATTGGTTTCTTGAAACTTATCTTATTACTCTTTAAAGGAATTGCATCTACCGTAGAATATTAATATTTGTTTCTCAGTATCTATTAATTGGACAAAAGTGCTTatgtttttatgaatttttttagaCTTTATATTTGATGGGTTGGTAGTGATTTGAGTAAGGTGTATGCAATTCTCACCAAAGCCTTTACTAGATTTTAACATTCTTTTAAGTCTaatgcattttctttttattaaaatCTCAATTGCTGAGATTTTTCTATCATTCAATAAACCTGAAAAATTTATATTCCATAATTTAAAAGAATTGATAAGAACTAGATGAACATGGAGCAGTTTACTTTTTGTTTGCGGCTTAATCATATGATGCTTTCATGAGATGGTTTCATTGTGATTTTAGAGTTTGTATATTGAAAACTTTTAATTAATATGCATGCTCAGGAGAAATCACTTGAACTGTTGTCGGCATCTTAGGTCTCTCACATACTCTAATTAATTAGTTACTTCAATTGTATCTACTATATCATCATTGATCTTAATTACTTTCTTTTGTCTTGCTCAGGAAACATAATTTCTGCCTTCCTGTTCTTGTCCCCAGTGTAAGTTTGATATATTTTGCCTTCATTCTTAACTATCTCTTTTTATGGGGCCatatttttgtcatttttatttgCATCTAATCTTCCTAGAGTAAAAAGGAAACAAGTGTCTTAATTAGGATGATGCAAAACACTAATTTAGTATTGCTTGTGCTGTTTTATCATTGGGTTTTAAGGTTTAACGGGTTTCATTGATATTTAATTTGATTGCATGGTAATTAGCTAATTTTTGGTACTTAATTACTTTGGTTAGATAAAGATAACTCTCTAATTATTTaagattaattattaatttaagataaaaatattCATTTTTCTTTCGTGTTATTTCGATCTGTTTTTGCTTCCCTGGTTGAAGTGTGAAAAATTGTGTCTTGATTTTCGCCTGGATTGTTGCAAGTTGCTATGATATTCCTTCCCTTTTTTACGATGgattttctctattttgtgtttCAGAGAGATCCAAAATCCTGTGAATCACGTAATCCAATGTGCTCGAAGCCTACACCAGCCTTCAAAAAGTCGCAAAGTAACCCTTCCTTACCTATTTCCTTCATTTCTTTATTCTAATTTTTATCTCATTGAAAGGAGCTGGTTTGGACACAGGAGTTGAGAGGCAAATTTGGTCttgttgcctttttttttttttgcttcttcaaTTGTGCAGCAGTTTTTGGGTTCAGAGATAAAATACTTTTGGGTAAGTTAAGTAAGACCACtacttgtttattttttatatgaattattcttttgttttcttttgtgtgGGTTTATAAATTTTACCTTTTTATGATATGTGAAAGTTTATATGTGTGTAAAAATAAGTTAATGTATTTATAGGGTGCAATTGTATTCACtggtttattgttttttttttttttctggttttctgATTTTATGGTATTTTATCTTCTTGATTATTTACTTTCTAAATACATATTTTGTTTACCTCtcttatgaaataaaattagtaAGAAACTTATGGTTATTtgtttctctcttttatttatttcttttttccttGTCTGAATCTTTTTTTCCCTTCTGTTTTCTTGGGTGTTGaactaaataattaataagtGTTGCTGTTTTGTCATTTTTTTTCACCATTTGCTTGAGATTGGAGCTATTTATCTCTCTATATCTAACTGTTGAATTATGCCTTTTTATGCATTCAATTTCGAAAAACTATTGTTTTAAAACAGTGGAAAATTCTTTAAAAATCTTTATGGTGTAATTTCAACCGCTGGGTTCCTTTATTTTATTCTGTTGTTTCTCTAATCTTTTGAGATTATTATGCTAAAATTATgccatttaaatattttttttggtttagagaaTGTATCCATTCCTACTGTGAAGAAAACAAAAGAAGTTTACTGAATGAGAAAAATAGTAGGTTTATATTAAGAATTGTTGGATATTAAGTTTGTTTTTCTAATTTCCTTTTGTTGTCACACAAAGGGTACCAGATTGAAACTCTTAATGGTACCTCAATCATTAACTAAGTTCTCAAGACCTTCGATTATAAAAGCATTCGAATGACCTCTTAGAATACGTAACTGAACCTGGTTATGTTTGGAGTCAATAATCAATATTTTATCCTCAAAGGATTTCTTGTACTCTCTGGGAAGCTCATGGATGTTCTGTGACTATAACATAAAATTAGATTTATGTATGAATATGTATGGAATCAACTAAACATTAGGAATAAACTagaattattaaataaataaaaatcaataaccaaaAAGTTCTTGTTGTGAGGGAGCATATAATACCGAAAATGGGATGATATATAAGTAAAAAATACGACTCTCTTCCACCAATTTATGAGAGATTTGTTGGGTCTCCATCTGATATGAGAAAATGTGAATTATTCTAGCAAGATAAAATGTGAATTATTCTAGCAAGATAAGTAGCACAGACTGGTAGTACTGAAGTAAGAACTAAAACAATAAATAAACTGAAGCTGGATATGAAAGTTTAATAAAAGAGAAATGCAAATACCTTTTGGGAAAGTAAATCTTCTAGAGATACACAAatgtaattattttattaaaagtaacaTGAATGAAATTGGAGAAGAGGACAACATTTATAAACTTAACCATATGTGTTTATAAATGCAAAAATCCTTGTAGTGCTGTATTTATAGAatgcaattgaaagaaaaaagaaggaaagagtattgcgtaaaaaatataaaatataattttcaaaatgaTGATACTATAGATGTTATATCTGTGAAGCTATAGCTTAGAGGTAATTATTGAATGACTTTTTACTGATAGAaaatgaagatcaagaagaaaaaGTTACTATTTCATCGAGAATATAACAAAGTACTATACGTAAATGACAGATACATGAAGATGAAGTATTACTCAATTAATGTTTATTGGTGGAGTAAACTGAGTAATGATTACATGAGAGAGTGTAGCTTGTGGAAGGGTAATGGCCTAGTAAACTATTGGTCATGAAGAAACCATAGCAGACCTTGGGAAAGAAACCAAACAATTAATCTTCGAAAAGCTTATAATACAAAGAAAAGAAGACGACAAAATTTTTAAATAGTAGAAAAAGATTGTGTTCATTTAAAAAGTTGAGCATCACTGAAGATGAAGTAATGTAATGAATTCTTAAAATCTGTAGTTGAAAAAGGAACTAATGATGCATGTATGACACAAAAAATCATGGTTGGAATaagaaaattaatataaaaaaagtaaataatgTATAGTTTGTTCACATTACATGGTATTCAGATTTGTTATTCAATATCAATATGTTATCTAGGTTACAATGTAGGAAGCTCATGTTTAATAACTctgtataaaaaaatttatagggatatagaaaaaaagaaataactaagttagaaaaatattattttaaatattatgatACTTTGGATATCATAGCTTCCAAACTGTAGCTTAGGGATAATTATTGTCTGATTACCTTATAACAGaaagtaaagataagaaaaaaaattgtcgTGGTTTTATCGAAAATGTAAAAAAGTACTAAATATAAAAGACAAATATATGAAAATTAACTCTTACTCAATTGATCAGTATTGGTGGAACTATGTGAGTAATGAGTACATGACAGGGTGTAACTTGTGGAAGGTAATAGCTTTGAAAAGTATTGGTCACAAAAAATCAGAGCAAATAATCGGAGAAACAAAAGGCCAATTACAGTTCTTCAGGTTGGAAAGTGAAGTTGTAGACACGGCTCGTAGGTATACatgataaccaattcaaaaaagaaaaaaaaaattgtaaaaaaaagtcAAGTTAAGGTAGACAGTTTTTCTAAACTAAATGAAAAATTCATGATACATAATATTCAACAAATTTATTAACATGTCATTCAAATTAAACGTAAATTTAGCAGTAAGATAGGTAAAGATATACATGTAAATTTGTAGGACATACttgtaatttttttcttttcaaattctaGACAAGTAATGTTTAGAGTACTAAATATCTGTGTTAAAAAAAGGTAAGTAATTAAAAATCAGTTATTACATGTGCATAATGTAATGTTAGAAAAATTACTAAATGAATCATATAATTAGCAACATGTATATAAAGATTCAACATTACTATAATTATAGGTGTACATTCTAATATGTCGTGATTTTGGTTCATATATCCTACATTTATGAAAATAACATGATACAGATGGTAAAGTAACAAAAACGAAGGAAAAAAAATTCCAATCAAAGATAACTAAACTTTCTTATATGTTGTTGTATGAGTTCATTTGATGAGTCCATTCATTGAAATTAAACTGAAATGAAAAAATGACGATTAGTGATATTGAGAGACTAAAAACTAATTAGTTGCCTTGATTTTTTTGgacatttttaatttaaaaacttgagAAAAAATAGCTAATAGTATATCACACAATGGAAAGATATGATCTGTAGAAGAATTCAAGCAATTAAGAAAGAAAAGCTGTttagtgaaagaaaaaaaataaaatacattgcTAAAAAAGGAATTAAATAAACACGCATAACAATACATGATCGCAGTTCAAAGAAATACATAACTTAGTGATAGAAGTGATCATGAGAATGAACTGATCGAGAATATgatgaaagaaaattaaaacataagtaattaactaaATGCGTGTCAATATAGTTTATATTGACAATATCTTTATAGACTAAGGACCTTGAGATGCATGTTAGATTCATCATTGGGGTATATAGAAAATCTCAATAAAGTACCATGTCTGAATCCATTAGACTTTGCAAGATGCTTCCAACCTCTAGTCAGATATAGCTGAATCTTCCTTTTTTTATTCCAGCGTAATCCCAGTTGATATGAACATCCATTATCGAGAACAACATTCACATTGTCAGGCTTGCTTGGAAAAGCATTCTATGCGAATCTGGTGGGCAAAACCtgttaaaaaaaatgttactacTAAATTCTGAACCAATTTAGGAAAAAAGATATAAACTCTGAATAAATATAAACTCACCACAGCACTATTTTGAATCTGGTTGTATGAAACTTGTTTAATGCACCAAAAAGCATTATTAATTAAGTAGCAGGTGTCTATGGTATTAAAATCTAAAGTTTTAGCACGACGGACATAACCTGACTTTAAGGGGGTGGAAGAACCTAAATCTATGTTGGATGTAGTTCCATTTTTAAAAGAGCCAAAGTTAAAATCCAATGCATTACCATAAAGAACATGTAAAGGATAATCCGTAGAGTTGTTGACATTATTATTAACTGAACCATAACGAAATGAATCCTCATTGTGTTGGAATTGATAAGAGTTGTTTGCATTTGGATTTGTTGTCATTAGCTGGTTGTGAACATTATATTGGGTAAAGGCAGAAAAGCTAGCACCAAGATCAACCTTCTGTGTAGGAAAAGAACCATTAGTGTTACTATGTAGAGTTAAAATAATGGGAGAAATATGAGTATAAGAGTAAGCAGGGTTTGTATTTTGAGGTAACGAATGTGGTATATCTTGAAGGATATCTGCAACTGATTTAGTGTTTAAATCTCCAGTAGGGTGGTCTACAATCATCTTACACATGTTATTATCTTTGACCTTTTGCAAGAAAAATACATCTTCCCCAACATATATTAACTTCAACCAACCACCTTTTTTAAGAGAGTAGAACTTCAGTAAATTTTCCAAACCAAATAGAATATAACCAGAAGTTTTGCCTTTCCCCAAATGCAGTTCTATTTGATTATCATTGAGATCAACAAATAACATCCTCTCTTTGAGATGATCTTTGTAGGTGTGATAAAAAATTGAAGGCAACTCATGCATTatctaatatataaaaaaaaaggtgtTTAGATACTAATATACAAAATAATTAttgaaaaagtacaaaatatTGATCAATATATAAGTTGATGAGCAATCATTTAAGAATATTACCCTAAGAGGATCCACTTGCATGTAGAAAATTCTATCATGGTTAAATTCGGGAGGCATGAAATGAGTAGTATCCATTTCCAATATTGGTAACTAACAAAAATAAGAAGCAAATTTAAATGTATAATGGTATAAAAAACTGACTTTGTGTAAAAGATATGATATTGAAGAGACAGtattgaatttgaagaagaaagaaacTATAAACTTATGAAGGAGGAAGAACTTGTTAGTTGTTGAAATATCTCTGGAAAAAAGGCAATAAATCGCAAAGGGTGGATGTACTTTATATAGATGTAATAGTCTTCTTGAAAATGGTAATGGCTATAGTAAGTACATATAAGATATAAGATATAAATTACGTTAGTAGAGTGGGGATAACCAAAAAAATCTGACATAAGTAATTAGTGCATGCTGTAAAATATCAATGTGTCAGAATAATGTCTTGAAGAATAAAGTCTAGTGAGAATAATTGTACGTGTACTCATTGCATAATAAATTAGTAGGggaataaaaaaacaaataaaaaagattaAATTTTCAGCCATTAAATTAGAAGGAGGTATGGAATAAAGAACTGTTTGGTGAATAAGAAAAAAGagaatataaatataatatgaatataaatatagattaataagagGTTATACATTAAAAAGAATATATAGAACTTAGGGATTTTTAATACACAATTTTAACTGTGATATGTTAGTCCATGCACGAATTGGTTTACATCAGCTGTGAAATAAGTGtaattagattttattaattaataacaaaaagTTATTTACATGACATTTTGTCAAGAAGATGTCAAATAAAAGTACTTATTATGTTAAGATTTAAAAAAGGAGTGGATACAAATTGTAAATAAAGGAATAATAAAATCAATAAAGACAATCAACCTTATTTAAACATATGAAATTGAGTTAATAGATAAGAACCAAGCATGAGTTACATATGACATAGAAATTTGTCTACAACTTACTATAATAGAAGGACTATGAATTATGTGCATAACACTAACATTCTTATTGGAATAAAAGACACACTGAGACTAACTTAAAACATAACCTTGATGTGATTAAATCACATCATATATTATTTAGCAATTAAAACGAAACtacaaaaatataagaaaaaggttCTTGAAAAGCTATTCTTCATGAAGCTTTACAACATTATGAACTTCTTCAACGGTAATCTTTCGAGACTTAGTAGATGACTGATTCTCAAAATCTGGATAAACATCAATAAGACTTTTGGTACATGAAGTAGCCTCGATGAGTCCCCTTTTTGGAGTCGAAAATGAATCAGTATTATCATCACCAATTATCTCAATGGAGGCGAACCTATTTGTTGTATAGAAtgcaaaattgcaattaaattatatAGTTAATTATAGTAGCCTAAAATGGTAAGGAAAAATGAGGAATTAAGAATTTGTAATCTTGGGAGTTTCAGTAGAGTCGGAAAGAATAGTAATAAGTTCAGAATTTTCATGGACCaattttttct contains the following coding sequences:
- the LOC107630180 gene encoding uncharacterized protein LOC107630180 isoform X1, coding for MMRKEVENDESIKESSTLRKILAVNFNFLHMLVGDDLLMFNAKRIERVVLEYAGNALFLKSKVQKQPIRQNPEVTLCCDVRCKIVGRSEEPNVYISNEQTTAAATLSFIQTSISWKHNFCLPVLVPSRDPKSCESRNPMCSKPTPAFKKSQRVERQIWSCCLFFFLLLQLCSSFWVQR
- the LOC107630180 gene encoding uncharacterized protein LOC107630180 isoform X2 — translated: MLVGDDLLMFNAKRIERVVLEYAGNALFLKSKVQKQPIRQNPEVTLCCDVRCKIVGRSEEPNVYISNEQTTAAATLSFIQTSISWKHNFCLPVLVPSRDPKSCESRNPMCSKPTPAFKKSQRVERQIWSCCLFFFLLLQLCSSFWVQR